In the genome of Xenopus laevis strain J_2021 chromosome 1S, Xenopus_laevis_v10.1, whole genome shotgun sequence, one region contains:
- the LOC108706888 gene encoding hematopoietic SH2 domain-containing protein, giving the protein MEATRPSAKWFTETQSDWFLRNGIPEWFHGIITRKDAEDLLKDKVPGCFLIRVGESRIGYSLSYKLPDRCRHFMIDVLSGQNCNMAGDLRIHRTLEDLVKFHSVNPICPYNEFLTEPCGQKTNATADYQELFEHYSNQVANIESVASDERYIPFPISEAKGAVEPPGNSPEPACPPVPPRRLKATGSLPELPHLPSPMIPRLYPALPQVEPMPHDFVHVTPSQNGHKLLKSGSVDSLVLQTRRHDSATAYNGADTCFEQNKSCAVGGDQQTNALPKPFKGRRNVIKKAVARVTDGQIAQEIKLLESAVTTHMKNLKDNLGFSGPTDLQNVNKNIKENSKSIIPEEYKKPPPFAPGFN; this is encoded by the exons ATGGAGGCGACACGACCATCTGCAAAATGGTTTACAGAAACACAATCAGACTGGTTTCTTCGAAATGGCATTCCTGAGTGGTTTCATGGCATCATTACAAGAAA ggatgcagaAGATTTACTAAAAGATAaggttcctgggtgctttctcATAAGAGTTGGTGAAAGTCGAATTGGATACAGTTTGTCTTACAA acTGCCGGACCGCTGCAGACACTTTATGATTGATGTTCTAAGTGGTCAAAATTGTAATATGGCTGGAGATTTAAGAATTCACAGGACACTAGAAGATTTAGTAAAGTTTCATTCAGTGAATCCTATTTGTCCATACAACGAATTTTTAACAGAACCTTGCGGGCAG AAAACAAACGCTACTGCCGATTATCAAGAATTGTTTGAGCACTATAGCAATCAGGTGGCAAACATAGAATCAGTTGCCAGTGATGAGAGATACATCCCTTTTCCAATATCTGAAGCAAAAGGGGCAGTGGAACCACCAGGAAATTCACCGGAGCCAGCATGCCCACCTGTACCACCCAGAAGATTAAAGGCTACAGGCAGCCTCCCAGAATTACCTCACCTACCATCTCCTATGATCCCAAGACTCTATCCTGCTCTACCTCAAGTAGAACCCATGCCACATGATTTT gTTCATGTGACACCAAGTCAGAATGGCCACAAACTTTTGAAGTCAGGCAGTGTGGATTCACTAGTTCTTCAAACCAGAAGACATGATTCAGCCACAGCCTACAATGGAGCAGATACATGTTTTGAACAGAACAAAAGCTGTGCAGTTGGTGGGGACCAACAAACCAACGCATTGCCTAAGCCATTCAAAGGTCGtcgtaatgtaataaaaaaggcaGTGGCACGGGTGACAGATGGACAGATTGCACAAGAAATCAAGTTACTGGAAAGTGCAGTGACAACACATATGAAAAATCTAAAAGATAATTTGGGATTCTCAGGGCCAACAGACCTGCAAAATGTGAACAAAAATATTAAGGAAAACTCAAAAAGTATCATTCCAGAGGAGTATAAAAAGCCTCCTCCTTTTGCTCCAggatttaactga